A window of Eulemur rufifrons isolate Redbay chromosome 18, OSU_ERuf_1, whole genome shotgun sequence genomic DNA:
CAAGGCATCACTAAGCCTGCCATTCGGCGCTTGGCGAGGCGTGGGGGTGTCAAGCGTATCTCTGGTCTGATCTACGAGGAGACGCGCGGTGTTCTTAAGGTTTTCCTGGAAAACGTGATTCGAGACGCCGTCACCTACACGGAACACGCCAAGCGTAAGACAGTCACAGCCATGGATGTGGTCTACGCTCTCAAGCGCCAAGGGCGCACTCTCTACGGCTTCGGCGGCTAAGAGCTTCCCTTTGGAATTCCTCCCCAATGGCCCTTTTCAGGGCCGCCCATATTCTCTTCGAAGAGCTGTATTCTGCTTTCAGTGGTTTATGGTTTTTATTCACTATTTTTTGTAAGTATCTTGTCAGCCAGCTTGTTAATGTACTATGCGCGGCTTCTAACTTGGGCCAATAGGAAGGGAGCGTGGGCTCGCGTGTGGGCGGGCACTGGACCTAGCAGCCA
This region includes:
- the LOC138398939 gene encoding histone H4 — protein: MSGRGKGGKGLGKGGAKRHRKVLRDNIQGITKPAIRRLARRGGVKRISGLIYEETRGVLKVFLENVIRDAVTYTEHAKRKTVTAMDVVYALKRQGRTLYGFGG